From Mucilaginibacter rubeus, a single genomic window includes:
- a CDS encoding S8 family peptidase: MKLTVKDNYLNVRAGRPSVNAPSDRYLEPGDEVEVDDTAYPGDAYDGIGTWFRDKANNYYWSGGFQTTDLTDKQSFSWFDELKIKDLWDTYGEYGSLATVAVLDTGYDIGNTDLAPAVTDSDILIDYASTIMDKSHDLHGTHCSSLIAARNTLHWYIGVAPQCRLLCGKISSGGELRNFNSIISGIKWAIGKGADIISVSYGSPLNDTDKTNFQSQLNQLLVDKNVLMFAASGNNFAGGVISQDLYPASFSNFVSVGATDANGQLSDITVRSEHTIIHSRGTDIESYGTASTPAAQSGTSFSTPIIAAIAALGVSACKKKTGNWDAAKLLSALYNSGSDLNGFQGKKVIDPANFFEILINT, from the coding sequence GGGACGAAGTGGAAGTCGACGATACGGCATATCCAGGCGATGCCTATGACGGCATCGGCACCTGGTTTCGCGACAAAGCCAACAATTACTATTGGAGCGGCGGCTTTCAAACCACAGACCTGACCGATAAACAAAGTTTCTCCTGGTTCGATGAACTAAAAATCAAAGACCTATGGGACACCTACGGCGAGTATGGTTCCCTGGCCACCGTGGCCGTACTCGATACCGGCTATGACATCGGCAATACCGATCTTGCGCCGGCGGTTACCGATAGTGATATTCTGATCGATTACGCAAGTACCATCATGGATAAGAGCCATGACCTGCACGGTACACATTGCAGTTCACTCATTGCCGCCCGTAATACCCTGCACTGGTATATCGGCGTAGCCCCACAGTGCAGACTGCTGTGCGGCAAGATCAGTTCCGGTGGCGAACTGCGGAATTTTAATAGTATTATTTCCGGTATCAAATGGGCTATCGGCAAAGGGGCCGATATTATTTCCGTTAGTTACGGATCCCCCCTGAACGATACGGACAAGACAAACTTCCAAAGCCAGCTGAATCAACTATTAGTTGATAAAAATGTCCTGATGTTTGCGGCTTCAGGCAACAATTTCGCGGGCGGCGTGATCAGCCAGGATCTTTATCCTGCCTCTTTTAGCAATTTTGTATCCGTTGGCGCCACCGATGCAAACGGACAACTCAGCGATATTACCGTGCGTAGCGAACACACGATCATACATAGCCGCGGCACCGATATCGAGTCTTACGGTACAGCTTCCACACCTGCAGCTCAAAGCGGCACCAGCTTTTCTACACCGATCATCGCCGCAATAGCAGCTCTGGGGGTCTCGGCCTGCAAAAAAAAGACCGGCAATTGGGATGCCGCCAAACTTCTGTCTGCGCTATATAACAGCGGAAGCGACCTAAATGGCTTCCAGGGAAAAAAAGTAATCGATCCGGCCAATTTTTTTGAAATACTAATTAACACTTAA